The region CCGGTCGGCGCGACGTCGAGCCCGGTCGTGACGATCGCGGCGAGCCCGAGGTCGCCGAGCCGGACCGCCCGCTCCTCGACCTGCCCGTCGCGCCAGGCGAGGGCGGCGGTCGCCGGCGGCGCGTCGGGCGCGTGCTCACCCGCCTGCTCGACCGGCGCCGGTCCGAGCCAGTCGGCGATCGCGCCGACGACCGTCTCGGGGACCGTCGCCTCCTCGGTCGCGGCGTCCAGGGCGGTCTCGCCGCCGTCGACCGCGTGGGCGTCGACCGCGCAGCCGAGCGCGGCGAGGTGGTCGGCGAGCTTCGCATCGGGACGCGCGTCGGCGATCAGGACGCGCGCGGCGGGAGCGGCGCCGGCGTCGAGCGCCGAGAGGGCTCCGGCCTCGGCGAGCGTCTGCGCGCTGAAGACGGTGCCGGCCGCGGCGACGGCCCCGGCGTCGTCGTCCGGGACGGGCTGCGCGAGCATCCGGATCTCCCGCGCCCAGCGGCGCCCGGAGGTCACCGGCGCCCAGAGGGCGAGCGCGTCGAGCCCGAGCGCCGCGCCGTCGAGCACCGCGAGCGTCGCGCCGAGGCGCACGCCGACGACCGTAACCGATGAGCACCCCTGCGCGCGCAGGTCCCCGACCGCCGCGGCGACCCCCGCGCGCCACGCGGCGACGCGACCCGGCTCCCACTGATCGCCCACGCTGTCGCCGGTGCCGTGATGGTCCAGCCGCGCGACGAGATGGCCGGCGGCCGCCAGTCGCTCGGCGAGCGTCCGCAGCGTCCGGTGCGTGCTCCACCACTGGTAGCCCACCGGCGGCACGATCAGCACGCCGCTGCTCGCCCGCCCGCCCGCGGGCGTCGAGCACCACGTCATCAACGGCCCGCCAGGGCTACCGACCCATCGTGCTTGCGCTGCGGGCTGCCGGGCGTTCCGTCCTTCGCCGGTCATCATTTCGTCCTCCCTGACAAGGCCGCGTGCGCATGCTCGCGGTTCGATCAACGCTGCTAACTGTCGAAAATCCGAAGCGACGTACCCGAGGGGCGCACGCGCAAACGCTCTTCAGCGATGGAGCGTCTTTGTCCCGACACGCGATGGTCAGATCCTTGACGACACCCGCCTCTTTGGTGTTCAGTGCTCACCGCGTCCCGTGTGGGGGCGTCCGCGGCCCGCCAGGTCACCGGTCAGTTGCAACAACCGTGGGGGTTGGTCGTGGGCGTTCGGTCGTCTCGTTTCGTGCTGCTCGTATCGCTGCTGGGCGTGATCGCGGCGTGGTGCGTCGCGCTGGTCATGGGCCCGGTCTCGCAGGCCGACGCGCCCCAGGACGCGGCCTCCGTCAGCAGCCCGAACGCGCTCAAGGGCGCCGCGCGTGCATCGGCGGCCGGGACCCACACGGCGCAGCTCTCCGGGCTCGGGACCGAGGTCGTCTCGGATCGCACCGAGCAGTCCAAGACGTTCGAGCGGGCCGACGGCACGCACGTGACGCGCATCTACCCCGAGCCGGTCCACTACCGCGACGGCGACGTGTGGCGGTCGATCGACGACACCCTCGTGGACGCCGGAAGCGGCTACGTCCACCGCACCGCGAACTCCGGCGACGCGCTGATCCCGACGTCGCTCTCCCAGCCGTTCACGGTCAGCAAGGACGGCGCCTGGGTGAGGTTCGCGCTGGTCGGCGCCACCGGCCCGGCGACGGTCGCGGGCGACACCGCGACGTTCCCGGGTGCCGCAGGCGGCGTCGACGCCGCCTACCAGGCCGTCAGCGACGGCCTCAAGGAGACGCTGACGCTCGCGTCGCCCGACGCGCAGCGCGTCTTCGCCTACGACCTCATCGCCAGCGACGGCCTGACGGCGCGGACCGCGAGCGACGGCGCGGTCGAGCTGGTCGACGGCAGCGGGGACGTGCGCTTCCGGTTCGGCGCGCCGGTGGTGTGGGACTCCGCCGCCACGCCGGCGGTGTCGCACGCGTCGGACCTCACGCTCGCCAGGACGGCCGCCGGCTGGCGGTTGACGCTGAGCGTCGACCGGGCCTGGCTCCAAGACCCCGCGCGCAGTTTCCCGGTCACGGTCGATCCCGACGTCTACTGGGCGACCGACTGGACGATGCGCTTCCACGGCGCCCAGCGCGACTGCACGGTCGCCTCGGGCTCGCAGGCGTCGACGTCGTTCTGCGCGGACCCGACGCTGAGGGCCGGCTCGTCGTCCTCGCAGTCCTACAACTCGCTGTTGTACTTCAACCTGAGGTCCGCGATCCCCCAGGACGCGCGCGTCTACGACGCCACGCTCGCCCTCTTCGAGCCGGGCAGCGCCACGCAGTCGTCGTCGAACCTGCGGCTGCGGCCGATCACGAGGAACTGGACCTCGGCGGCGACGTGGAACACCGCGGACGGGACCACCGCGTGGTCCACGCCGGGCGGGGACGTCAGCGCCGCGGCCGGCGACGTGGGTGCGCCGTCCAGCGTCAACCACGAGGGCTACTGGTACTACTTCGCCGCGCCGGTCGCGCCGCTGCAGCGCGCGGTGTGGGGCACGCAGGGCGACTACGGCCTGCAGCTGGCCGCGGACGCCGGGTCGCCGACCCAGGCCTACACCTTCACGTCGACCGACGGCTCGTCGGCGCAGTGGCCGGCGCTGGACGTGTCGTGGCTCCCGGAGCGCGGTGCGCGCGGCTCGTTCACCCGCGACACCCAGCAGCTGTCGGACCGCTCGTCGCTCTCGGTCAACGTCGCCGACGGCGTGCTGACCTACGAGAACGGCGACTTCACGATGCCCGGCACGGCGGGCCACGGTCTCCAGGTCACGCGCCGCTGGGACTCGACGCTCGCGAACGTCTGGACGACCTACGGGCGCGGGTGGGTCGCCAACTACCAGGACGCCGGGCTGCGGGTCGACAACGACAACTCGATCATGCTGTGGGACGAGTCGGGCGCGCACTGGCGCTACGCGCCGGACGGATCCGGGGGCTACAGGACGCCCGACGGCGGCAACGCGCAGCTGTGCAAGGTCGGGGTGACGACCGGCTGCAGCGCCGACTCGGTCGCCAGCGCGGCCTACCGGCTGACCGAGAACCAGTCGGGGCGCAAGTACTACTACTTGGGCTCCGGCTACCTGGCGGGGATCAAGGACCGCAACAACAACACCATCTCGATCGCGATCACCTCCGGGTCCAACAACGTCTTCGCTGGAACCCAGAACCACACGATCACGCAGTCCAAGAACGCCAACAACTTCGTGACGAGCGAGTCCGACGGCACGCGGTCGTGGGGCTTCACGCAGGGCGGGTCGGACAACACGAGGCTCATGTCGGCAACCGACCCGGCGGGCAGGAGCACGTCCTACGACTACACGAGCGACGGGTACCTGTCGAAGATCACCGATCCGCTCGGGAACGTGACCACGATCGACTGGGACACGCCGTCGCTCGGGGCGCGGCGTGTCACGAAGGTGGTCCGGGTCCTGGATCCGGCCGATCCGACCAACCCGGTCAAGAACCCGACCACGACGTACTCCTACGACTTCACCAACCACAGGACCGTCGTGACCGACCCGGTCGGCAACAGCACGACGTCGAGCACGACCGACGGGCAGACGACCTACACCTACAACGAGCAGCTCCAGGTCAACACCGCGGTCGACGCGCTCGGCGAGGAGACCGACACGAGGTACACGCCCAACGGCGACACCGAGACGTTCGGCGACGGCACCGGGACGCAGAACGCGCGGTTGAGCACGCTCACCTACGCCAACACGGGGACCAACCCCACCAACAACACGACCGGAGGCTACACCGGGCTCAGGGATGGTCGGCTTGAGCAGTTCGGCGTCAACTACTGCGGCGATCCGTCGGAGGCCGCCTGCGGCAGCGATGCACTGCAGACCTACCGCCCGACCCGCTACACCGGCTCCAACGGCCAGTTCCAGACGTTCGGCTACGACACCTCCGGCAACCTGACCAACGTCGCCGACGGCGACTCGAGCAGGCCGGCGCAGAACCAGGCGACGCTGAGCTACGACCCGTCCGGGAGCGACACGGTCGCCCGCGACGGCACGTTGCGCTCGGCGACCGACGGCAACGGCAACAGGACGACGTTCGGCTACAACTCGCTGCGGCAGCTGACGTCGATCAACCCGCCGGCGGCCGGGACCAACGGCGTCGTCGGGACGCAGCTGGGGGCCACGGGCATGACCTATGACTCGCTCGGCCGGCTGGCGACGCTGACCGACGGCAAGGGGCAGGTCCACACGTTCTCCTACGACGCGATGGACCACATGACCAAGGATCTGCTGGGCAGCGGCGACTACTTCAGGTACACGTACGACGCCGACGGCAACCTGACGCAGCGCGACGAGAGGAGGGGCGGTACGACGACGACCTCCACCTACGGGTTCGACGCGCTGAACCGCGTGAGCAGCGAGTCGTTCCCGTCCGGGCAGAGCAACACGTACGCCTACACGCTCAACAGCCAGCTCTACACGCTGGCGACGACCGGCGGGACGACGACGTATGGCTATGACGCGATCGACCGCGTGACGTCCATCACCGATCCCAGCAGCGCGGTCGTCAGGTACGCCTACGACGACGGCACGACCGGGGGCACGCCGCGGACGATCACTACGACGATGCCCGGTAGTGCGACCACGACGACGTCGCTCAACCAGTCCGGGCGCCCGACCTCGATCGTCACCAAGAGCTCCGGCGGCACCGTGATCCAGAGCCGCTCGTACGGCTACGGCTGGACCGACGCGTCCGGTGCCCGGGTGGGCGCGCAGGTCAGCTCGATGAGCGACCTCGCCGGCAACGCCACGTCGTACAGGTACGACCAGACCGGTCAGCTGGCCGATGCCAAGAAGGTCAACGGCTCGACGACCGACGAGCTGGCGTGGACGTTCGACAGGGCCTCCAACCGGACGTCGAAGACC is a window of Conexibacter woesei Iso977N DNA encoding:
- a CDS encoding alpha/beta fold hydrolase codes for the protein MTWCSTPAGGRASSGVLIVPPVGYQWWSTHRTLRTLAERLAAAGHLVARLDHHGTGDSVGDQWEPGRVAAWRAGVAAAVGDLRAQGCSSVTVVGVRLGATLAVLDGAALGLDALALWAPVTSGRRWAREIRMLAQPVPDDDAGAVAAAGTVFSAQTLAEAGALSALDAGAAPAARVLIADARPDAKLADHLAALGCAVDAHAVDGGETALDAATEEATVPETVVGAIADWLGPAPVEQAGEHAPDAPPATAALAWRDGQVEERAVRLGDLGLAAIVTTGLDVAPTGRTLLFLNTGSEPHVGPGRAWVELARTLALDGHTCVRADWRGWGESPDGGAPGRPYDEHAIDDTIALVRALRADGHRHVTLVGLCASAWVALQAVLREPVDGVIALNPQMYWNFGDPIEATLTETRRRRTEEIAAIRAGADSGRWDEEDRAGSRPREARWLDDLAATGIPTTLLFAEGDDGFEFLTDRLAIRLAEAQHHGLVVRELPQIDHPLHRVWARDIATAAITDALAAPVTDRDT
- a CDS encoding RHS repeat-associated core domain-containing protein — its product is MLLVSLLGVIAAWCVALVMGPVSQADAPQDAASVSSPNALKGAARASAAGTHTAQLSGLGTEVVSDRTEQSKTFERADGTHVTRIYPEPVHYRDGDVWRSIDDTLVDAGSGYVHRTANSGDALIPTSLSQPFTVSKDGAWVRFALVGATGPATVAGDTATFPGAAGGVDAAYQAVSDGLKETLTLASPDAQRVFAYDLIASDGLTARTASDGAVELVDGSGDVRFRFGAPVVWDSAATPAVSHASDLTLARTAAGWRLTLSVDRAWLQDPARSFPVTVDPDVYWATDWTMRFHGAQRDCTVASGSQASTSFCADPTLRAGSSSSQSYNSLLYFNLRSAIPQDARVYDATLALFEPGSATQSSSNLRLRPITRNWTSAATWNTADGTTAWSTPGGDVSAAAGDVGAPSSVNHEGYWYYFAAPVAPLQRAVWGTQGDYGLQLAADAGSPTQAYTFTSTDGSSAQWPALDVSWLPERGARGSFTRDTQQLSDRSSLSVNVADGVLTYENGDFTMPGTAGHGLQVTRRWDSTLANVWTTYGRGWVANYQDAGLRVDNDNSIMLWDESGAHWRYAPDGSGGYRTPDGGNAQLCKVGVTTGCSADSVASAAYRLTENQSGRKYYYLGSGYLAGIKDRNNNTISIAITSGSNNVFAGTQNHTITQSKNANNFVTSESDGTRSWGFTQGGSDNTRLMSATDPAGRSTSYDYTSDGYLSKITDPLGNVTTIDWDTPSLGARRVTKVVRVLDPADPTNPVKNPTTTYSYDFTNHRTVVTDPVGNSTTSSTTDGQTTYTYNEQLQVNTAVDALGEETDTRYTPNGDTETFGDGTGTQNARLSTLTYANTGTNPTNNTTGGYTGLRDGRLEQFGVNYCGDPSEAACGSDALQTYRPTRYTGSNGQFQTFGYDTSGNLTNVADGDSSRPAQNQATLSYDPSGSDTVARDGTLRSATDGNGNRTTFGYNSLRQLTSINPPAAGTNGVVGTQLGATGMTYDSLGRLATLTDGKGQVHTFSYDAMDHMTKDLLGSGDYFRYTYDADGNLTQRDERRGGTTTTSTYGFDALNRVSSESFPSGQSNTYAYTLNSQLYTLATTGGTTTYGYDAIDRVTSITDPSSAVVRYAYDDGTTGGTPRTITTTMPGSATTTTSLNQSGRPTSIVTKSSGGTVIQSRSYGYGWTDASGARVGAQVSSMSDLAGNATSYRYDQTGQLADAKKVNGSTTDELAWTFDRASNRTSKTRRLTGSADAVTSYKYNNNNQLCWTVPGGSANACNSTPTGGTGFTYDADGNQLTGGPGGSFAYDSYNRTTAMGSTSLGYLSPTQNELASFGSTSMQYTALGLSAEINGTAKTYIIRDPSGNAVAQRRVSGTTLQGTDYYVSDNLGSTTALLTSGSVARSWTYDPDGTPASSGSGASTDLLFAGGQSLSNGLTHFGARFYNPALGRWTQHDPLQQASDLTQANQYVYAGGDPLSQADPTGLYSCAGVTLPVCDLTSGIDRVLHPVNKAAGGCVRGAAVGALRGSAGGAAAGCVSGAITGKGIAGNVLYYGWSEGLRPLARLYTCYGAEYEDTCNDLGGK